aaaaatatttattgaaaaaatatttattgaaaatgtcCAGTCTTGTGTCTTTTCTCTTTTGACACCTTTAGCATGAAAAATACTATTTGTACCTTTAAAAAATATCCCTATGAAAGTGTGGCAGGATCAGAAATGGAGTCCTTTTCTAGATTTGTGAGCGGGAAATATTGGCAAGCTAGGAGTGGCAGGTTTGATAACTATTGACCGAGCGCTACTGGCTTACCTGCACTACATGTTATGTCTAAACACTTAGGAATTTGTCTTTATGTTTCCGATCATGGGTTGTTGGGTGGCACAGTGATAATTTATACACTTGCCTTCCACCAAGGAggccggggtttgattccctgatTGGACTGAAAAACGATAGGGCCATCTGCCCAACTacatgggttttccccgggtactccggtttcttCCCCTCAATAAGACCCCTTGCTggcttccatccgggccaacaaacattattaatataagctgatatataacttgttttgaaattgttgtaaataaaataaagtttacatcacAATCCGATTTTGTCATCAATCCATCATACTACCCGGCAGTAAGTGCATCTTTTGTTCCTCCAATACACAGCCATTTGTAGATAAGAGCCTTTTATCTATATGCTATAACAGGTACCCATATCTTATCATAGTTTCTGTGTAATCTAAACCTTTAAGTGATAACAGTACACATCCTGGtttatttatgaatatttgtACAACACATTTCTATATATGTCTAAGACATAGAAATTACCTCAATATTTTTTACAGATACAACAATCTtttagaaaacaataaaattattcACCACAAGGGGATTGAGTATCACCACAGGCtattataacatgtacatgccgcggtaaaatgtaaatttgtagGTGGAACAGTACGGTATAGCTATAGGtaaatattcaaaatagttTTCAGGAAGATACGTAAACAGGTACTAATAATTAATCCAcaaaacatttctataatttCAACAATGaatttacatgaatacagtttgcAGCTGggttgtagtttatatacattataaaaataCCAGGCATTATTGAAGttgaggtcaaagttcaaaaaaattatattagcgtcacaatatttatatattggtcTGTGATACACTGCCTTATCATACATACGCAGATCCAGTATTAATCTGAagatttctgatgtttttattAGCCTTTTAAAAATCCGATATTGGCCATCAGATTTTAGAAAAGGCAGCTAAAACATTATAAACCTTTGGATTAATCCAGTGTGGTGACTACatacataaaatactgaccaAGATATAATGCTGTAAAAGGTCAAACATGTCACATTCCCCTGGTACCTGCATTTTGGTACTTTActgtatgtcaaggtcactgttacagAATTATCAAGTCATGTTGTAAACAGTTcgaaatgttacaaaaatgacttgcatgtatatatttgtcattggtagatatatatatatacattcatgtatatCAAGTCTGAAGTCCATCCATGAAACAGTGGTTGAAACATCAGGGAAATGTATTCTGCTATTTGAGGTCAAGGGCCAATACAAAAAAAAGAGGTCACTTATATATCGGTGatatacatagtttgtttatatatgtgatattatCATACATATGTACTATGGTATCTTGATCAACATTTACTGATACACGAACAGATAAGATTTAAAAAACTATGtttttgtatactgtatatatatatatagaatacatagtcagtgtcttgaaatataatatttaagcTGTGTTTTGGTGAGACAAATGTGGCAAGCCACTTTttgccaaaaatacagcttacattttaagacactgactatgtattatatttatcatacatcagtcatcaaaaataagcattttgaagtgaaacagtATCAACAATATCCCAAATATGTTCACCTTTTCAATgttgtttcacttggaagtagATCAGTCGAATTGACACACGTGCTAAGATtctaaaatacagctgttttccgtcactgcaGCTACAGCAAATATATCTATGGTGGGTATATTATGTGGTGCCAGTTGCaggatagatatatatatataaggtcaAGCTTTAAAGTGTTGAGTTAGTTTCACCAGAAATGATTTAATTGtgactttaaatattttttaaaaagttttttaaattgACAAGTTGATGCTGGACCAATGGACAACGGAAGCCATACAGGCACTATGTGCCGATTCTGTTTAAAATAATCTCTGTAATCTCAGGCAATTATCTTACCGTAGTGTCAAGCTAACAAATCTTTACAAGGTCAAGTAGAGTATCCCCCCCCCCTTAAGTGCACAAATCCGCTGGTCCTTACTCTACATCTACTAGAAATGAATGGCCGGTCTGATCTTATGACTACACAGAAGATGTCGAACATTACATACTTACAATAGATTAATTGTAATCTACATCTGAAGTAGGTGGTAACATTTTAGAAAATTGTGCATGGGTGAACAGCAtacacaaaaatgtatttatttacatttatcaCAGCAGCAGGTACATACTAGCCTTATCTATACATGTGTATCCAGTCAATTTAGAGTATAACTTGGacataaaacaagaggcccatgggccttaacggtcacctgagttttgatatattttagcatatttggctcctgtgaccttgaatgaaggtcaaggatCTCCATTTTAACAAACTGTGTTggccttcatcccagcatgctacagacctaatgtTAGGTCTCTGGGCCAGTTGGTAatttagaagaagttgaaaatgtaaattgtttatacGACGCACACCACACGCGGCTGGACAAAAGGtgcaggtgacctaaaaagtacAATTGCAACAGAATTTACTTTGTTTTCATAATTGTTGTCGTGTATgttgtaacagaaaaaaaagtctACAAAAATCAACCTTTGGAAAAAAATGCTGTTTTCACACAAATCTGAGTAAAGAAAATAAGTATTAATGCGTAATGAACCAACTTTGAAGTGTAATATTTAATTCTTTGATAATATTGGGTATGGGGTGAACTCAATAATACTCTGAAACCTGGTGTTGATCCTGTGGCATGTTAGAGTGAAGGGCAATCTAATtaataaaatctagatggtcattctcactacgttacatgaacatctaacaatttttaattagattggagtgaagggctaccaagtttgttcaattaatgaccttgacctactaaaatctttcaacattttcttctcaatagccaagaggccgCCCCGCATGCTGGGctgaaggactaccaagttaGTTTTAATGAAtcacattgacctacattcaaggtcaaaggggtaaAATATCCTAAAATGTGTAGattacttcttctcaataaccaagaggtccagggacttgatattgggtctgtggcATGCTTGAtcgaagggctaccaattttatgtaaatgaatgACATGGACCTaaatcaaggtcacaggggtcaaataggctaaaatctttaaacaatgatttctcaaTTGACAAGAGTCTCCAAGACCTGATATAGGTGAATAGTATGATGGCAATGAAGGAGTACAAAATACATGAATAGACCTAGCCTTCCTTGATATTTGAATGAAGTGATAATCAGCTTAGTATCtgtataaatgaccttgatcattTTCAAAGTTGCAACAGAAGCAGATGAGCAATACATGCCCATAGGGCCTCTTATTTCTTACATCTCAATTACCATCCTACTATGTAATGAACACTGGGGCGTCGTTTTTGCCAAATTTTAATGTTGTCCCCCTAAAcatctgaaaatgtgctatatacatgtagacttGGGAAAGTCCAAATACAAGTAGACTTTGGCAAAATTTCAGGTCCCTGTGGACTTTTCCCCTGtgataatataaaatgttttcgtAGGTATCCACAATTCCGAATTCTGCTGCAATTATGTCCTGCTTTTGACTGTTTTGAGTAAATTGACTGGGCTAAAATATAATCTTTGGTCACATTGACAGACGAGGTCTATTACTGTACGTATACATACCTTTAGTCACAAGTTGGCAATCTTATACACACATGTCGATCAATACACATGCATTTTCactatactgatatataacagATCTTGGCATCAAGTGTTCATCACACTGAACTAACGGTCGGTATTATTTTGAGGTAAAGTTTTGTTTCAACACCGGTACCAGTCGTATACGTCTGTGATGAATGGTTCGTAGTCCCCACACAACCACACGTGTAACTGCTTACAAACAAACCCCACATGTGTAGACCGCTTACCCCCTACCCGCAGTTAACTGAACTTACCTTTGATAAGCTTGTCATTGACAATCGACTGCAGCACGTTTGCGTAGAAGAATCCTCACTTATTATAAGATAATACGTCACTTTAATATGGCTGGTTAAGATAAACACCAGGAAACGAAAGCAGGGCCTCTTGCCTGTGATTTACCCGGAAGTTGTAATGCTCCAGTGACTAACAAGAACTAGTGTGCCCCACGAGTATAATTTATAATTGTGTCGCCCGACTTACATATAGTGTACATACTGATAAACCTTATCGGTTAGAAATCCGGACAGAATTTTAGGGTCCAGCCGACAATACCCGGGTACGTGTAGATCTACGTcgaataataatataaatagcctacatgtacatgtacgatTTAGTTGACAGCGgaattcatttcaacaaatcttATTGCACATATATTTTCGAAAGTTTTGTTTCACAAAACATATTCCTTAAAAAGCTTCAAATTCAAAGGACACAATAAAGTACATTGGTTCCTATGGGAACGGACTTACATCACGTCCCAACTtggtaaaaaaaactttattacATCATCAAGCATCGTTTCAGGAAGTTgttacagtggaacttcgttaactcgaactcggaaaactaGAATACCCCGTTTAACAAGTACTTCATCAGTCCCGACCGAATTTGCTCTTTATCCTAGTAAAAAAATCggaaaactcggataattcgaagtgaaaatttggtcccaaagTTGAAAGACGAAATGTTGACACACAATGTAACGTGTTGAAGGAAATATAAAACGGTTTggtcaatatattttttcaatgcaAGAAAGTATTCAAGTAAATTGAAATTCTGATCCAATTAGATGCATTCGCGAGGGTTTGGATATTTCcttatcattattttcattttttttttgtagttctTTGGTGTTTCTATGCAAATCGTTCACATGATCAGTAATGGGGAGAGCAATACAGATCGAAGGTTTGTTTCATTTTAGATAGAATACATGTAGTAATTAGTgtagttttcttttatttttatttttttttgtacatgtttAAATTACCATTCGCCCctacatattttgataaaatcaaagTGTCGAGGCCACTCAATTGAAATACATGAGAAGAGCaaatattatttgaatataaaatggcatgtactaagatatttttaaaaagtgtaTTCCAGAACGTTTTACTGATGATTATCCTGTCATTTTAGGgaatttatttactttaaaatggCTGTGGTTGCGTTAAAGTTGTGATGAATAGTGAAGAATTACGTTTTCAAACCTCACTTGAATCAGACACTTGTGTATCAGGTATATACGCCCCTGCTTGAATTGGCATATAATTATAATTCTTAGATCGATTAATCAACAATATCGCGATTCCCTACAACCAGTTAATTTTGGTTCCTTAGTTTTTAAATTGTACTCAATTTACTGCTTGTTTCTCTCTCCGTGTAATAACTGATCTGTATCCCAATTAAAGTCCGACAACTTTCGTTAGAATAACTCGTCTCGGAAATTATTTTCTTCCAGATGAATTGGCCTTCCTTCTGTTCCGGCGACTTGCTGAATCGCACGTTCATGTTATAGAATCTAAGCTTTGTGAAGCATTTCTCTATCATCTGATTTAAAACATGCAGCAGCTTTAATTTATTGCTATCCGAATCTCTATTGCGGAAACAAGCTAACGTTAGGTTTTGCCTCAAAATCACTTCGACTCAACAAGCATGGCCATTCTACATTTAATTTAAGTATCGAATGCAAAAACAATCGGAGAGCAATCTTATCGATTTCCAAATGGAAAAGCCAAGACTTAAAATAGTATTCGACGACCGAAGACCACTTTTATCAAGCTAAGCTAGAGGCGACTTTCAAATGTCGCGTTACAactagagttacctcccctcgcaCAAACCTGAGAAAGGATGCTACAAATGGTTTCCTTTTAACCagggatgcttcagaccaaattctTTCATTCCTTTCCCTCACTGGGCCTCGCTTATTGGCCAGACCCACTTACACAAAACTGTTTAGAATTAATGCCTACATTAGAAGGAGGATTTTAGAAATTTATTGCATATTTACCTGCTGCACCCTTCATTTAGACCCATCATTTACTTgaaattggttccccttcacccaaggatgctttaGACCATTTTTTTCGTTCCTACAAGGtagtcagccccaccatttgtacaattttgaatcccttcCGCATAAGGATGGCTACCAATCAAATATAAGCGATGTACATAACTTAGTTTATCTTTAGCCAAATTTAACCCTTTAGACCCACCAATAAGCCCCCTGGGGTCAGCTGGACTATTTATAGTTTTTTAATCCCCACTCCCAGGGATGCAACCAGTCAAACATGATAGATATTCATCGCTTTCTTCCAGACAATTAATTGTttatgtcaatttagccaaactgacccctttttGCCCCACCCCTCTGGCCACAAGGGTCAGCCAACCCATGTGTACCCATTTGTAACGATGCTACCAGACAactatgagtgatatccattgcttagttccagagaagaagctgtttacataaattttaccaaattgaccccttttggccctcccctcagccccaccatttgtacaattttaagcTCACTCCATAACAATGCTACCTGACAAATATGAAAGATATCCAATaattagttccagagaagaagtggtttattcaaatcatttttattttacacagtgcttatttgtttgttttcgtttaatgtcctattaacagccagggtcatttaaggacgtgtcaggttttggaggtggaagaaagcaGGAGTAAcccgagaaaaaccaccggcctacggtcagtacctgtcAACTGCCCTgtcaactgccccacgtaggtggagggctaatgataaagtgtcgggacaccttaaccactcggccaacacAGCCCCAGTGCAAAGGAGGACCATCTTTtacaatgtctatatatgtattgttaagaTTTATTTCCACATGGACAAGTGATAGTGGACATTATCAATGGCTgatcttacagacattttcatGTGTGCATTTTTATTAAATATGGACAAGCGTTTTTGCACATATGGTGCCTTCTCTCTAGGGCACCCACACTAGATTTTAGTGTTTCTACATTTGACACCATAAGTATGATGGACAGGTGCTACCTTCAGTATTACACACACAtccatgttttattacatttttactagtgaaatatcgaaaattattcattctataaaagaatttgaccaatcaaaacactgcttacaaatacatgtaacattgcacacaattataaaaagctaaccctgtatattttgttattacattTACTTAGAGCtagatcccagagggatcttggcgtccaccattgaatgatccgGGTGATCCATATCAGacaaatgaaagactgatcttttatcttcttttcccttctttcactcttcctttaaaacatttaataattttatataacactatgtatcaggagcaacctgcaattgtcaaaGTCAAAGATGACCATACTCTTTGTCATCCATTTAGTTCTTTCAATCAGACTTGCATGCACAATtgcagaccaaggggaacctcaaatttgagaaagatcaattatGGCCACTTTGTACTTCTAGGAATGGTTATAATAAAGCAGTTTCAACTGCCACCTTGTATTCCGACCaaaccaagggaaacctacaatTTTGAGAAATTTATCTTCAATACTTtataagaaatagcgataacaaacttcactggtcaaaatccaagatgaccacatgtttgaaatgttgtttttcaatCGGTCCCAAAAAGTCAATATTCACAACAAGAGcccaaggggaatctacatatgaaatttgagaaagatccctttagtactttctgagaaatagcgataacaaacttcaattggcaaaatccaagatggctgcttgtcagccatgttgttttttattggtcccaaaatgcaatatgcacaagggaccaaggggatctacatatgaagtttgagaaagatcccttcagtactttctgagaaatagcgataatttTTTTATGGAGGGACAGACATACAAAGGAcgaaggcgatttgaatagcccaccatctgaaaCAGCTCAACAACCCCAGGTTTCGGAGATCAAATCACCAAGGGTTagctttattattttgttatatttcttaATACCATTTAATTTTACTTCATTGAATTTTAAGGATATTTTCAACTTTAAAAGCATagttaatataaaatgtttaaaataaagataaaactTTTAAGatggtaaaggtcattcatttaaacaaacttggaagtccttcaccctagcatgcttcagacccaatatcaagtcactgggcctctgggttattgaaaagaagtcatttaaacaatttcagCCTAATCGGCCCCTAGCTTAAGCTTGTGACAACAAATATAAGTCAAGGTAATTCCTTTCAACAAACTTTGTAtcccttcacctcagcatgctacagacccaatatcaagtccctgtgcctcatggttattgagaagttgtttaaagatttaagcctatttgactcctgtgaccctgaatgaaggtcaaggtcgttcatttgaacaaacttggtagccttttacCCCAGTATGCAatagacccaatatcaagtccctgggcctcatGGATATTGAGAACAAGTCTTTTAAAGGTTTTAGCCAATTTGAACCCTGTGAATGAAAATCAACGGCATACATATAAGCTCAATTgtccttcgggcaggtgagcaACATGTAAGAGACGTACATGGATGGGTAGTGTAAAATTCCTATTCAATATGTCAATTGTACTTATTTCATATGgcattgatacatgtatcatgatGGCATTTATATCATGCATGAGTGACTACAAATTTACGcaatgtttttgtatttcattcACAACAGTCAATGATCTAGATCTATGGCAATCTATTTTTGTACTATGGGAATCACAATAGGTCACATGATattttaactgtacatgtatttctagaCTATCTTTATCTAGGTCTAGATAAGTATATCATGATCATTATTCTTTGATCAAAATTCAGTGTTAATTTGAAGGAAATATTGGGCTACAAGATGTCAGACACTGCTCCATATATGCATGCATGGCATAATTAAACAAGACCTTCAAGACCAGGTCAGCTAAAAAACACAAGAATAATTTTATCAGCAATTTAGTGCTTTAATAATCCGAAAACCCTTGTTTGTTATTTGCTTTATTGGATCAGTCTTAAAAGTCAATAGCCGGTACGGAACCAAGGACCAAGGCAAAATTATacattgaaatttgaaaaaaagcgATGACAATCTGTTGACAATTTTTTCATTATCagtttcaaaattaaatggaCACAACCAGGAACTACGATCCTTTTAACAGTTATAAAtagcatacaatgtacatagatttcagctgtcaaaatcaaaatactAAAGTGTATGGCCCACTGtcaacaaatttcatttttccaaAGTCGGTCTCAAAATTGAATTGGCTCAACAAGGAACCAAGTGGAATCTACATATCAAATGTCATAGATATAATTCCTCAGGAAATACATGTAACGGTAACAAATTTTTAGTCAAATCCAATATGGCATcttgttggccattttgtttcttGATCAGACCATCGATATCACAGTATACGTATCTTCCTTTTCGCATTTCTGGCAGAACCACTCATCTGGCAAATTATCCAGATCTTCAATTTGTAAACAGTCCCCATGATACCAAATATCACACCCATTACAGCCCACAGAATTCACACTTGCATCTTTTTCACAAATCCCACATGGCCATTGCACCTCAGTTGTCTTCCTTTTCTTGTCTTGTTGTTCTCCTTCATAAAATTTGCGCTTTTTTGTATTTCTAGTGTGTGAAGATGCTAAAAATTCAAACCCACTATTGTCTTCTGTGTCTGAGGTGGCCTCTAGGTCAGTTGTTTCAAATTCTAATTCATTATCATCCTCAGTATTTGAGGCGGGACTTGTTCCAGCCGGCTTTAATTCAAGCCCATGATTATCATCTTCAGTATTTAAGATGGCACTTGTTCCAGCATTCTCTAATTTAAACCCATTATCATCTTCAGTATTTGAGGTGGCCCCCGTATCAGCACTGGTGTATGCAGTAGATGTGCGAGATGCCTTTCTGACAATACCTATAGATGGTAAAATGAACATGCCACTGTTTCTGAGATCTCGATATACTTTGGGACTGTGTTTCCAGAGAGAAACACATGGTTTTAAGATCTCTTTGTTCCAACGGCGTTTCCTCACATCAGTTACATTTAAAGCATCATGCTGACTTTCTAGAAACATTTTCATCTCGGGGGATGCATTTGGGTAAACAGCGTCTAATATTTTCTGCAAGACTTTGTCACCAATAGCATCcaagtttacagtatttttaTCTTCCTTCTTATTACTGATAAATGTATCAAAACATATCCTGCATCTTGAACAAACACTTTTAATTCCATGCCAACCTATAACACCAAGACAATGAAGGCTTCTTAGTTTCCTCACGGTGTCTTGATGCCCAATTTTAGATGTAACATGTTCACATAGTATATGATAAGGTACTGGTCTTTTTTCATTCATGTCACAGCCAAGACACAAGTCCAAACTTTTCACAATATGCAGAATTGTCTTTAAATTGCCTAGAGTCAAATCAAACTTATCACTTATTCCGAAATGTGATAAGTCTACTGATCTCCCTCGGACATTCAGTTGCCATCTCTTCTcagaaaaattcaaaatt
The sequence above is drawn from the Pecten maximus chromosome 9, xPecMax1.1, whole genome shotgun sequence genome and encodes:
- the LOC117335144 gene encoding uncharacterized protein LOC117335144, whose translation is MEGDNFSVTWLCSKLKYDEGGAEDGMISKQLLYRLYEKQCHKHSIKPLCISSVAKIVYKLFPDITNTRVRIGGKNGCNGRRFMFKGISFCGLSHDNIEFITVENLELNLERPCMLSSKSQQSAVILMPANILTNGNMLMKEIILNFSEKRWQLNVRGRSVDLSHFGISDKFDLTLGNLKTILHIVKSLDLCLGCDMNEKRPVPYHILCEHVTSKIGHQDTVRKLRSLHCLGVIGWHGIKSVCSRCRICFDTFISNKKEDKNTVNLDAIGDKVLQKILDAVYPNASPEMKMFLESQHDALNVTDVRKRRWNKEILKPCVSLWKHSPKVYRDLRNSGMFILPSIGIVRKASRTSTAYTSADTGATSNTEDDNGFKLENAGTSAILNTEDDNHGLELKPAGTSPASNTEDDNELEFETTDLEATSDTEDNSGFEFLASSHTRNTKKRKFYEGEQQDKKRKTTEVQWPCGICEKDASVNSVGCNGCDIWYHGDCLQIEDLDNLPDEWFCQKCEKEDTYTVISMV